CCCACGTGATGCATTTAGTCAGTCGCGTTACTGGCCAATTACGTTTAGATTTAGACGCACTGCATGCCTATCAAGCCTGTATGAATATGGGCACCTTAGTTGGCGCACCAAAAGTGCGTGCATCACAACTCGTTCGCCAAGCAGAACAAGCTCGTCGTGGCAGTTATGGCGGCGCTGTGGGTTACCTCAATGGTCTCGGCGATATGGATACCTGCATTGTAATTCGCTCAGCCTTTGTTAAAGATGATATTGCCCATATTCAAGCGGGAGCGGGTGTGGTGTTTGATTCAGACCCACAGGCCGAAGCAGATGAAACTCGTCAAAAAGCCCAAGCGGTTATCTCGGCAATAAAAATGGGAGGTGGCCTATGAGCACTGTAACAACACAAAGTAATACACAAACCACTAATGGAATGAAACTCTATTTACTCGATAACTTTGACTCATTCACCTACAACTTAGTCGATCAATTTCGCAGCTTAGGTTGTGAAGTTGTTATTTACCGTAATGATGTCAGTGCCGATTATGTTGCACAAAAGCTCATCAATGAAACCGGTAAAACGGCATTGGTGTTATCCCCCGGACCTGGTGCGCCTCATGAAGCGGGTTGCATGATGGAACTGATTGGTAAAGTCGCCGGTAAAGTCCCGATGCTGGGCATTTGTTTAGGTCATCAAGCCATGGTTGAATATTATGGCGGCAAAGTAGAGCGGGCACCATTTGTGGTTCACGGTAAAGCCAGTCCGACCTTCCATAATGGTCAGGGTGTCTTTGCCAATTTACCTTCACCATTACCGGTGGCACGCTATCACAGCTTAGTTGCGACTAAGGTACCTGACTGTTTAGACGTTATTGCTACCACCGATGATATGCCAATGGCAATATTGCATCCAGAACATCAAGCAATTGGCTTTCAGTTTCATCCAGAATCGATTTTAACCACCTTAGGTAGTCAATTACTGACGCAAACATTAGCGTATTTAACCCAAGAACA
This region of Shewanella livingstonensis genomic DNA includes:
- a CDS encoding aminodeoxychorismate/anthranilate synthase component II, translated to MKLYLLDNFDSFTYNLVDQFRSLGCEVVIYRNDVSADYVAQKLINETGKTALVLSPGPGAPHEAGCMMELIGKVAGKVPMLGICLGHQAMVEYYGGKVERAPFVVHGKASPTFHNGQGVFANLPSPLPVARYHSLVATKVPDCLDVIATTDDMPMAILHPEHQAIGFQFHPESILTTLGSQLLTQTLAYLTQEHTFAGGA